The Coffea arabica cultivar ET-39 chromosome 8e, Coffea Arabica ET-39 HiFi, whole genome shotgun sequence genome window below encodes:
- the LOC113703019 gene encoding abscisic acid 8'-hydroxylase CYP707A2-like → MEFLSMICLSFAVVGFFCFLISSTRKFAAFGRGKLPLPPGTLGWPYIGETFQLYSQNPNVFFASKVKKFGSIFKTHILGCPCVMISSPEAAKLVLVTKAHLFKPTFPASKERMLGKQAIFFHQGDYHAKLRRLVLRAFTPEAIKNIVPDIESIAVQSLESWEGRMVNTFQEMKTYTFNVALLSIFGKDEVHYREDLKRCYYILEKGYNSMPINLPGTLFHKSMKARKELAQILAKILSLRREMKQDYCDLLGSFMGDKEGLTDEQIADNIIGVIFAARDTTASVLTWILKYLGENPSVLDAVTKEQEAIMRTKEEREEKALSWADTKKMPITTRVIQETLRVASILSFTFREAVEDVEFEGYLIPKGWKVMPLFRNIHHSPDNFPDPEKFNPSRFEAAPKPNTFMPFGNGTHSCPGNELAKLEILVLVHHLTTKYRWSMMGPQNGIQYGPFALPQNGLPIKLSLKS, encoded by the exons ATGGAGTTCTTATCCATGATTTGCTTATCATTTGCTGTTGTTGGTTTCTTCTGCTTTCTCATCAGTTCCACGCGTAAATTCGCCGCGTTTGGCCGCGGAAAATTGCCTCTCCCACCGGGGACTTTGGGGTGGCCTTATATCGGCGAGACCTTTCAACTATATTCACAAAATCCCAATGTGTTCTTTGCTTCAAAAGTGAAAAA GTTTGGTTCTATATTCAAGACACATATTTTGGGATGTCCTTGTGTGATGATATCAAGTCCTGAAGCGGCGAAGCTTGTGCTTGTGACAAAAGCTCATCTCTTCAAGCCTACATTTCCTGCTAGCAAGGAAAGGATGTTGGGCAAACAAGCCATCTTCTTTCACCAGGGAGACTATCATGCTAAGTTGAGAAGATTAGTACTCCGAGCATTCACCCCGGAAGCAATCAAGAACATCGTGCCGGACATCGAATCAATTGCTGTTCAGTCTCTTGAATCCTGGGAAGGAAGAATGGTCAATACTTTTCAAGAAATGAAGACA TATACTTTCAACGTTGCATTACTTTCCATATTTGGAAAAGATGAAGTTCACTACAGAGAAGATCTCAAGAGGTGCTACTACATTCTTGAGAAGGGATACAATTCAATGCCTATTAATCTTCCCGGAACGCTCTTCCACAAATCCATGAAAGCTAGGAAGGAATTGGCTCAGATCTTGGCTAAAATCCTTTCGCTCAGGAGGGAAATGAAGCAAGATTACTGCGATTTGCTCGGATCATTCATGGGAGACAAAGAAGGCCTAACTGATGAACAAATTGCAGATAACATTATTGGTGTTATCTTTGCTGCCCGTGACACCACAGCCAGTGTTTTAACATGGATCCTCAAGTATCTTGGAGAGAATCCCAGTGTTTTAGACGCTGTCACT AAGGAACAAGAGGCCATAATGAGGACCAAGGAAGAACGTGAAGAGAAGGCTCTGAGTTGGGCTGACACCAAGAAAATGCCAATCACCACCAGAGTGATTCAAGAAACGCTCAGAGTTGCTTCAATCTTATCTTTCACCTTCAGAGAAGCTGTTGAAGATGTTGAATTCGAAGGTTATCTGATACCAAAAGGATGGAAAGTAATGCCACTTTTCAGAAACATTCACCACAGCCCAGATAATTTTCCAGATCCTGAGAAGTTCAACCCTTCAAGATTTGAG GCTGCTCCAAAACCCAATACATTTATGCCATTTGGCAATGGAACCCACTCATGTCCAGGGAATGAGTTGGCCAAGCTGGAGATCTTGGTCCTAGTACATCACCTGACCACAAAGTACag GTGGTCTATGATGGGCCCACAAAATGGAATTCAGTATGGCCCTTTTGCTCTTCCCCAAAATGGTTTGCCCATCAAGCTGTCTCTCAAGTCATAG